From the genome of Cydia pomonella isolate Wapato2018A chromosome 1, ilCydPomo1, whole genome shotgun sequence:
aaaaaaggtacaaaaatttgacttttatagaatttatcaatagcCACgaaacatagcgtaataaagtacacccgccattctgactgtcaggatggcgggtgacctgttttttggtgataactttaagtaccgtgaggtacaattttttttaaaggaggtactaaatagtacaaattaggtacaaaaatatggtatggttttcatttaattttatttaggtacacccgccattctgacttacacaagtgcgaaaaataggaaattagaaacgagtggcgataaattaaaacacgatacctattcgcacatgtatcgtacaacgttttacagtacatttggccctttaaatttccgATATAGTCACGTAATGTGTTAATAATTGCAGTAGTcggtaaagtaacaccatatgtactgtcaATAATATTTAGTTAAGCTTCCCCACTCATTGGTAACAATAATAACGAATGTAACAACGCAGTGTATTCATTTGTAACATCTTGTTAATTTTCTGTTCAATTAATCTAATTGTGGAATATTAAGTTATGTAAATGAAATTAGCTTATTATGTATTATACAACAaggttttaatttgtaatatttaatcaaataaaacacTATTTAATATGGTTCCGTTTAGACTTATTCGTCATTTCCAGACTTCGAATCGTCAGTGTCCGAATCGCCAAAGTCATCTAAATCATCATCGTCATTatccaaatttaaattatccATGTTTCTCAGCATTTCTTCAACTTGCGACATTATCTCAGGTGTGATTTTGCTGTCTCCATCATGTGTTTTATTAATAGCTCTGAAAGACAAATAActgcaattgaaaaaaaatatcacatggCACAGTCGCCatcatcagatatatctgagcggcgagatgctcacaaatatctgaacatgccacTATTGTCAAGgagctagagtgcgtgttcagatatttttgagcatctcgGGCGCTCCGTTATATCTGATTAATCACCAGACAGAAtaataaaatctactcgactGAATCACTGACAAAATATTTGGGCACTTGGTGTTCAGACACGTTTAGTAATTGAAATACTCGCTACTcaactaaattactaacgtccGAACAAGCATTCAATATATACCTAGTCAGCTGCATAGTTAGTTGAGAGGAATTAGAGGAAAGTGGACGGCACGCGACCGTTTTTCTATACAAACATAGTcactattttcctctctggattacgcagggaaaatatttttacacaatttgatatgtattttaaccatgtatgttttttttgagttattaataaagtaaaatggggactatgtttgcaTGGGGAACctgttaacattaaaataaccCCCTCCGCTATTGTTAGCGGAAGATTGTTCTTCTATGGCGGAATTATCTCTACACTGTAGTCAGACCAAAAGTCGGCAGCCTgtgtaagtgttaagtaaacgtaataatttcatagaagtttgacgtttaaaataacacttgcactgtctgggctaccATAATCGTTGCCAACTTGGTCTGagtctatacatttttttaaattctcgtAGTAAAAACGACAATTTCAAGTCCATATACTCCATACTGTAATAATGCGATTGAGCGACATAGCGCGGCAGTAAAAGTTCGCTGTAGATTTGCGTATTAAGCTTAAATAATATCTATGTGAAACCATAGTATGtatactaatattttattgaagtCAATGTAGCCATACTCTGGAAcgaatatatgtatacatatattataccaAACAATCAATTCCAAAGATTTGTCACAAAAGTTGTGACACAGAAACACCTAATACTTCTCTTATCAGCTCTTTGTTGCATTAACACCAGTCCAGACGGTAATAAGTTTTCGATAATCTCATTATATTGTCTGATCATTCCGATCAAATCAGGTGGTATGGACGCAAACGCCAATTTGGCGTACCCAGTacttaccaccaaaattttgttagagttcaatattaataaaaacagtagaaatagtaaagtataaataaagagtactttaataaataggtttaagtcgattagtgtttcagttcactgctttaaaagtgatcaaaaatattaaaaccggtgcaagtgcataaaattaaaagttaaagagaaattaacgttgtttaaaatttattttattggttgtaaattgaattaattgtgacgATATCTATGAAACCTAGATCTTTTGTCgagggcgcttacgccgcacagcgtagcgcagcgttgttTTTTCTATAGGAGCATcgctaataatggcgtaagcgccatcgacaataaggtccgtttcaataaataacgtcacaattatacgaacgaacaaacaaatcagtcaaagaccCACGAGTATTTTTGATCACTTATAAAGCGGTTTACTaaaacagtaatcgacttataattaaactaataactaattaacttataattaattcgaattttaattagttattgattaaagcactctaCCTACGAGGGTGAATTGAAAAGTTCTGAGCCTAAGGTCGATAtccaaattaaaaagaaaaaataatactggCACGTCAGACACACATGTTTTTTAATCATAATGCACcgtcttttgtttttttgctGTCACTCTTGTAAAATTTATGATCAAATTAGTAAAGAAGGTTCGCGATTTTCTTAGCAATGGATAAAATTGAACATCGTTCCGTCATAAAGTACTTGCAAAAAAAAGGGTTAACGCCAAAACAAATTTATGAAGATATGTGCCAGACTTTAGGGGAATCCGCTCCATCGTATGCCACTGTAAAAAGATGGGCAGCGGATTTCAATTGTGGCAGAGAAGCAGTTCAAGATGAACCTAGGAGTGGCCGGCCGTTAACAGCCACTACAGATGAAAATGTCCATAAAATATTAGACATGGTTATGAACGACAGGAGGTTGAAGATCGCGGAGATAGCGGACACAATAGGGATATCTTATGAACGAGTGCAAAACATAATCACCAACGATCTTGGATTTTCTAAGGTCTCAGCCAGATGGGTACCGAGGCTGCTTTCAGCGGAAAATAAACGCATCCGCCATACTGTGTCGCAATATTGTTTGGACTTGTTTAGAAGTGATCCGCAAGACTTTACTAACCAGTTTGTAACTATGGACAAAACTTGGGTCCACCACAATACACCGGAGTCAAAAATACAATCCAAGCAATGGAAAAGACCAGGTTCACCACCGCCTAAAAAAGCAAAGGCCATTTTGTCCACCAAGAAGGTAATGGCTTCAGTTTTTTGGGACTGCAGAGGGATCATAATGATAGATTACCTTGAAAAGGGCAAAACTATAAATGCTGACTATTATTGCTCACTTTTACAGCGTTTACGTGAAGAAATTAAGACGAAAAGGCCTGGTATGTTGTCTAAGAAAGTTTTGTTCCACCAAGACAACGCTCCTGTCCATACTGCGGCAAAATCAATCGCACAAATACATAATTCTGGGTTTGAATTGTTGCCGCATCCACCTTATTCGCCGGACTTGGCCCCTTCCGACTATTTTCTTTTCCCGAATCTAAAAAAACACATAGCGGGACGAAAATTCAAGACGGGTATCGAGGTACAAGAAGCCGTAACTgaatattttgacgacctggAAGAATCTTTTTTTTACAAGGAATACTAAAGTTAGAATCAAGATGGCAAAAGTGTTGTGATCTTTCAGgagactatgtagaaaaataaaattgttatgcATCCATAAGACTTTAATTTATAGGTCAGGCTCAGAACTTTTCAATTCACCCTcgtagttggttactaagttctgttactcgatttgcaacatCTTCGTTTCCGtcaaaacaaatgctaccgaaaaaataaaaaaagacaatgtggtggatttgtgagctataattatataccacgcATAatgcttatctcgtcgtatctataatgaattgaggcctaaaagagaatcgtatcatagtaattgcgttgcacaaatgtgggcgcccgccaaacatgattttgaagttgcttgaaaacctaaaaatcaacaaacaatttgtttatcgcacaattaatagatacaatagtactcagagcttcgatgaccgcaaggggtctggaagaccacgcaccgttcggaccccagctctaataaaggtagtgaaggcgagaattgcaagaaatccagtccggaagcaaaagttgttggcaatacagatgtctgtgaagagaagctccctaaaaaaagttatcaatgaagaccttggactacacgcttaccgcagataAAAAAGTCATTTGCTTCATGGATGATTAAAGattatgaggctagagagaagtcgcgtgctattgaaacggtacgcacaaaatggccaccgaaaaatactatttacaaatgaaaaaaaaaataccattgaagaatgttgtgaccgccagaatgacagagtgtatgcaaaaaacagtcaagaggcgattgcggctgttccgagagtgcaacgaggccatcatccctcttatgtgatgatttggctgggtgtgtcatactcaaggctaacacaggttcatttctgtgaaaaatgtgtgaaaactggggccaaagtttaccaggaaaccgttctcgaaccaatagtgaagcccttaagacacaccctatttcaaaaccagccatgggtttTTCAAtcggactcagctcctgcacataaggcaaaaacaactcgagcctggtttcgaaggaacaaaattgactttattgccctcgaagactggccgtccttcagcccggaccttaaccccctggattatgccatatggcaggttattgaggagaaagcctgtgctaaaccccacacaaatcttgactccctcaagcgggccatagttaagacagtgacagaattagacatgacaatcgtgcgtgccgctgttgatgactggcctcgtcgtttgagggtcTGTGTCAAGgtcagaggaggccattttgaatgatattgtcatatgtaatttctgattttgtgtacttcattttaatatatagtttatttaactttcgttcgtatattttatgtagataaagattattgcagtaacagaatttagtaaccaactaggtatatttagattttttttatttgtatttaatgcTAACCTGCTGATCGGACCTATCGAATTACAGGCCTATCGCTATTACCTCCCTTCTCTCTAAGGTCATGGAGCGTATAATTAATGCAAAGCTTTTGAGATACCTAAAAGAACACGATCTGATCAGCGACCGCCAGTATGGCTTTCGCCACGGTCGTTCGACTGGTGATCTTCTAGTGTATCTCACACACCGCTGGGCTTCGGccattgagagtcaaggtgaggcattggcagtTAGCCTGGATATAGCGAAGGCGTTCGATCGGGTCTGGCATCAGGGTCTCCTGTCGAAGTTGCCATCATGTATGGACTTCCCGAAGGACTGTGCAAATGGATCGCTAGCTTTTTGTCCGGCAGATGCATACCTGCCGTAGTAGACGGTAGCTGCTCCGATAGCATGTACATTAACACTGGCGTTCCACATGGCTCTgtgctatccccaacgctgtttTTGCTGCACATTAATGACATGTTGTCTATCGGCAACATTCATTGTTATGCGGACGACAGTACTGGGGATGCCTATTACACAGTCCGTGCCAACATCCCTCGTTCTGAGGTGCTGGAGAGTCGTGAAAAGCTTGTCCGATATTGAGAGCACTCTATCTagagtttcggtgtggggtcgggacaatttagtccgattcaaccccaccaagacacaagtttgcgcgtttaccgctaagaaaaccccatttactgtggtcccacagttccaaggcacagctcttaccatgtcagggagtattgggatccctggtatttttttttttaaattttgaacgtatttgtacataaaaagttaatgttagggcactgaaaataattttttacgattttttttgtaaaaactagttcttgcaaaggttacttgtcactttttgacatctatcaataaggatatttagactacgccccataatggcatcatcgcgatcaaaaaggcgttttgcactaagttgcggtaagaagatgttttttttacattggtattaactctgaaactaggcgaaattcaagtttatatgacattttagtctctaaatgtgatcagtaataccctgtcaaaatctttcggtttcctcatggcGCACCGTGTATAAATGGCAAGTCAGACCCCACATGGAGtactgctgtcacctttgggcaggaacACCTGGACGCTAGCTTGGACCCTTCGACTAAGTCCAAAGGCGTGCTTTACGAATCGACGAttccaaactcacaagcggcattgaaccataagtctaaggagagactttgcctccttgtgtgtgttctaccgcttgcacaatgggctgtgctctgaagaattgtttgacatgatgccaacggccactttctatcaccgcaccgctcgccgtcggcagggtgttcatcctcataccctagagcctaaatggtcgcactgtgcggtttaagaggaatttcttcccgcggacgctccggctgtggaatgagctccctgccgaggttttcccgagggtatacagtatggggttcttcaaaaaaggagtctacaggtttttaaagggtcggcaacgcgcatgtaacacctctggagttgcaggcgtccataggctacggtgactgcttaccatcaggcgggccgtatgcttgtttgccaccgacgtggtattaaaaaaaaacaaatattggtggtaactactgggaaaaaaacccaccttttaccagtggtaacaacttggtagTAACCAGTGGGAATAACCAATTTGGCTTGCCGATCATTCACTTCAAGATTATGACTGATATTAATAGCTACAGATAACATGAAGGTGCGGATGCAAGAATACCAATTTGTGATGCGTTTGGAAACATGTGAAGGGTGATTAAATTGAAGTCTGACGCCAATTGTTTTTCATCCTGCCTGGACTGgcctttataaaaataaaattcgtttTCAAAAGTCTAAAGTATTTATTGCAaacatattacataatattgcAAGGGCGCAGcaatcttataaataaataacaaaagtgCCTGCCAAGGCCGACTGACTTACCAACTCCGAGAGGAAACTAGGTCTTgatgggattagtccagttttcTCATGATTTAAATCAGAAAGTTGgtagtaattatttacactTCCAGTGCCAAAGGCCCCATTTCTAATACAAAATCAACACATATAGAGTACcatgttcttggcagtgaatgtgttattTGAGCCACATATCACTTTGCATATTTTGCAGACCGCGAGGCACTGGACAAGAGTGGATGACGACGCCTCACGAAAACCATCTGTACCAATGGGGTACCGTAGGACGACAACAACACACAGATTTGCATAATGCCAGCAACATGCATTGCCATATTTGCTCAAATATTCGCATTGCAACTTTTTCCTTAGGGGGAGGGGAGTGCAAATATGTATTCACATAACTTTAACTTTACAAAGGTAACGAAACAAGGTGGTTAAacagagatgattgtgaccatttatataggtattctgCAGCGGTATTGAAATACGGGACAAAAATGGGATGGAAAAAAAATGGGATGCAATACTTAAATATGGTGACAGTCCCGTATGTACGGGATTGATTATTGGCACAATTTGAAATTGATCACCAAATGGATTTTGAAAACTTGGCATTTGTAAATCACTATTATTaagtaacaaattatacacatgtacaaaatatttttttgcaataagcaattacaattattttacactGGCAAATGCTTGTTGACACAccagaaaaaaatgtgtaactAGTTATTGGAcacatgaaataataaaaactatgtcGTTTATATTGTAAAACAGAACAATAAATGGTGGAATAACCACTTATTAGGATTTTGCTTGGACAATTGttctttcattgatatttataaACTTTCTGTATACATACACAATAGGTTAAGATTTCCTTACCGCATAATGGTGCGACGTTTTCGTTCAGGTATTCCTTTCAACATTAATTGTAGATTAACATTAGGTGCTTTTTCAATTTCTGGTTCATCAGcctgtaaagtaaaaaaaaaaaacacattctgaGTGTAAGGGTGCAACTGTCTCAATACATTCAAGTTCCATCGATGATTCTCAAATAGTAACCCTTACTTCACTATTCTTCGCGTCTTCATTTTAGCTATCtctaatgttataaatattttataaaagcaTGCGTAGCTTACCTCAACAGCAGTGTTGCATTTAGCACATACATTTCTTTTTGTTGCGCATTTAGTACATAATATAtgatatgcatattttatagCTTTCTCCTCACATTCCACGCATTTTCTGGGTGCAGTTAatggtttgtattttttatatttgattttCCAGTCAATTATATCTTTGCAACGTTTACACACTCCTGTTACGTCtaaattattcaaaaatttagttttattagttttatcgTGTAAGTCATTTTTATATGCGGTTTTGTTTTGATGTTTTTGAGGCCTTTTTCTCGTTGCATTTCCTCTTGATGTACTCATATTGGTTAACAAATATCCTTTGGGGAATTGTATTTAGAAAACACGAACTGCAGAGCACGGCTCACGTCGTATACAATAACCTATTATATTATAACCTCAAATCAAATTCCACCATTTCCGAGTATTGACAATTTgacataatgttttttttttctatctatcCTTGGGGACGGGCAATGATCGTAAACCATACTACCTTcagtaaataaagaatattaacaaaaaaacgcCTAGTGAGCAAAGAATACAAGCTTGATACAAACACACTAGGAGGTCGGGCATAATGTGGGATTCCGGTTCTATActtttatagggaccgtgcgcgttggagggtctgccatctcgtggcctgaatcggtaccataaacatatacatttacacgtcacgtgttttcatgtgcatagtaggttctgccatcttgtgggctacatcggaacagtaaacatcaaatttacgcctcgcgccaaaaatctgacgtctcctgtgctgcctcctacagttcatgcacgctccctatacgaTATGTAAACGCCAAACAAATAAAAGCTACTACCTTCGTGGCGATTACGtcttttaataaaaagataagttaaaaaaaacgaattaatGGCTATAATCTGGCAAGCAAGCTATCTCCTATATACATCTTGCatatcgcgcctttttctacggACAAAGTTGGCTTACCATACCAgagtagagtcaaaccaagataatatgaagtgtggaattaaaaggaggaaaatctcttatggcagaactattgcaaaagtgacctGAGGGccttgtcgtcaagctcaccatacttattaacctatcgaatgagctaatgcttttacggatactggaaagcgatatgtaaatgtactacatacctatacgaggcctggatgttagtgagatgacgatatgagttgtgctggtgtccgactttattacccacatataacatgagtatcacatgattatccacctggtttcttgagcttaattgTCGCCTTATAgttaattgttaaccaagggatgaaacggtacctttcacccgagttaaacaaataggcaaatttgcataatcagtacctaattaaaataagtatttttactatgaagggaaaactttttgcgataacacaaaaacagctaaactgataatgtccgctatagttttcatttaatgtctttcttaagctctacttccacgatttttttcatattttttggacctatggttcaaaagttagagggggggggggacacatttttttttctttcggagcgattatctccgaatatattcactttatcaaaaaatgtttccccaattagttttgaaagacctttccaacgatacccaacactctagggttgaagcgaaacaaaaatttcacccccactttacgtgtaggggaggtaccctaaaaaaaattaaatttttagattttattgtacgactttgtcggctttattgatttatatatccatgctaaatttcagctttcttgcactaacgaccacggagcaaagcctcggacagacagacagacagacagacagacagacagacagacagacagacagacagacagacagacagacagacggacatggcgaaactataagggttccgttttatgccatttggctacggaaccctaaaaatgtagtgTATCCCTAAGACTGcagtcgtgaagacgaccagcccgcgtagccaacatgcctaTCGTtgaacgttggctacgcggccaggagGTCCAgcagcaacaccggtgtgagcggctcaggccGCGTAGCTAACGTTAtaattgttaacgctccgtagcgtagcgtagtcatctctctctatcactcttccatattagtgcgactgtgactgttgcatttcgttcgccacggagcgtgaacgatatgcacgttagCTACGCGGGCAGGGGTGTCgggaggtgtacgccgctttctacccagtggctgataacagccattgtgccaactcgcgtcttatgcatgcTTCGGCTTATCATTATTTTAGCATATGTTAGATAAGTATTCTAAACAACTATCCGCGAAAGATACATTATGCGAAACGTTGGTATGCTATTTTGGCGAGTCGTCAAAATctaggtatattttttaaaatatgtatggtAAAAACTTAGTTCTAAGGAATAATTGCCCGCCGCCCGAATTATCATTTGGACTAAATCAACTTAGTTTGACGCacattacagaaggtcttgtttggactcgtgtaacttatGAAATGTTTGAACTAAGGCTATCGTTTTGATGCTAACTTTTTGTTtatatcctgtactatcatttaacaataaaaaaagtacaggtttcgaaaaaagagataaaatgtaaaaaaagtaaatttttgaagacaatttttttagggttccgtacccaaagggtcaaacggggtCCCgttattactgagactccactgtccgtccgtccgtccgtccgtctgtcaccaggctgtatctaatgaattgtgatagttagccagttgaaatttctgcagattatgtatttctgttgccgctataacaacaaatactaaaaactgaataaaataaatattatttccaatctcgagattctcatccaatcaccgaagttaagcaacgtcgggcgaagtcagtacttggatgggtgaccgtttttatagataatggtacggaacactTGGCTGATTTTCTTTGTTATTATTTCTCGAGTTATTGTGTAAAATTCTCCGTGTGACtgattgtgtaatatttatgcTTGAAAATTATGCCCCTAATTCATAAGCAAAGAGCATTATAATCACTGTTCATAAGCtaccaaatgattttttttttaaatatgcgacagttaaatggacagataatgatTTGTCTATGGAAGGTAAAGgaaaggaacagaaactccttaagcagaattgttgcaaaactgtccagctgtcagctataaataatagttccaaatctctccaaagtaacgctagagtagctaagaacctaggcgttattgacggagtgaagtgcccTGTCTATGAGTAGATGTGgaattttctcaagtattctaggtattgtagcgccacctatttatggtttttcgtcggacactttttggtatatggagattttgttccttgcctctaccttccatagatttgtcgataaaattcatgcacgtggttaacggctccactatacgtgcacaaacacattgtatagaTTGGTAGgaaattggtaaaaaaaacgACTGGCGATGGGTAgagcttatttaatatttgttcgAGGAAATCCTCTATGGCATTCACAATGGTCGGTTTTCAGTTGAAAcaaactaaataaatgaatatttttttagaaaaatcttaaaccgataatttataatacattctattctaaaataaataacacagtGACGTTCCTACATTTATACTTAGATACTggcaatacaaataaaataaaaagttaaggCAATCTTaaccaaacatatttttaaattatacctacctaagtcATGAAATAGGTAcaggtaggtataataaataattcatggTCTCAATATGCATgcaaaaaccttaaataaagTAGGTCAGATGTTGCGCGTGTTGATTCTCGTTCTGAGAGGGTTCCGTAGGTAGGTAGACGGATACACACTTATACAAACACCTATCTAATTAGCAACACGTTCTGAATTGTAACATGACAGACGCTTCCTGCGGGAATGTGTAAATGACGCCCACGACAGGCTTGACGTACCTACCCCTATAATTTCCTTAGTCGGTCCATAAGCTCTGATGAAAGgaatgtatttttgtatataaatgatatacattacccgACACCGGTAGTCGTTTTCAGTGAGCGCACTGTTACAACGTTCTTAT
Proteins encoded in this window:
- the LOC133521963 gene encoding uncharacterized protein C9orf85 homolog, whose protein sequence is MSTSRGNATRKRPQKHQNKTAYKNDLHDKTNKTKFLNNLDVTGVCKRCKDIIDWKIKYKKYKPLTAPRKCVECEEKAIKYAYHILCTKCATKRNVCAKCNTAVEADEPEIEKAPNVNLQLMLKGIPERKRRTIMRAINKTHDGDSKITPEIMSQVEEMLRNMDNLNLDNDDDDLDDFGDSDTDDSKSGNDE